From Candidatus Xianfuyuplasma coldseepsis:
TATATGATCGACCTTATCGAGCAGCTTTACCGCATCATAAGGTTATTGAAGAAATTCAAAACAACGCAGGAACTCAATTTGATCCCCTGATTGCTACAACGTTCTTACAAATAATCCGTGAAGAACAAGAAAAAGCACCCCAATAAGGAGTGCTTTATCTTTATCTATAATCTAAAAAATAAAAAGGAATCATGAAGGAAGCACCTGCTTCACCTCTACTGTAACATGCAATGTTACAAAATAAATCGATTGGAAATTAAGAAAAGTAAAAAAAGTAAAAAACGCTACATTTTTGTAGCGTTTTACTTATTCTATTACATGGACAACACGTGGTATTTCCGTAACATTACCCGCTTCATCCGTCAGAGTATAAATAATCGTATAACTACCAACAAAATCCGTAGAATAGCCAATAGGATACGTAACACTAATCTCTACATCACTATAATTGTCTACTGCATCAACACCAGGATCAACCCACTCATCACCTTTATGAATCGTGTCTACACCATAAAGAAGCATTCCTTCTGGAGCAACGTTATCAACAACAAACACCGCCCGTTGACATGTATAGTCATCGTATTCATAATCAATCATATACGTACCTATGGTATCTGTATCTACGGGATTATTGGTGATTACCATATCAAAGGATTCATCATTGATTGTAATGATACACCCTTCGGGGGTGTAATCCTCAAATACTGTGACCGTATCATGTCCCGGTTCTAGTGAGATACTCACCTCATCGGGGGTACATCCAACTAAGAATAGAAGAGGAAGGAGGAATAGTAGCTTTTTATACATAGTCTTCTCTCCTTTCAATCGCAATTTCCGTGGTGATATAGGTACCACCAGTGATATACACATAGATTGTTTTGTGATAGGTTGTACCATGTACATCTAAGCTATAATTTACTTCATAGATTCCGGGATTACTTCGAATGTCACTTGTATGTACGGTCATTTTCTCAGTACCTACCATACAGTCACCAAGCATTAAATCATCGATTGATGCCGCAGTGGTAACCATCGCATCACAAGTGATTTCAAGGTCTTGTTTTTCTAGTACACTTATTATTCTTGTTCGTACCGTTTCATTTCCGGATTCATCGGTAATGGTGTACGTAACAACATACTCACCAGGAGCCGATGTATCGACATCGCCATCGGTTTCTAATGTTGGTGATTCGGTGTAGTTATCACTATAGGATACCCCGCCATCTTCCCAAGTTTCTCCAACGTAGATGGTATCTAAACCATTATTGAGAGTCCCTTCTGGTGCAACGGTATCAACAACGTTTACCGT
This genomic window contains:
- a CDS encoding DUF5011 domain-containing protein; translation: MYKKLLFLLPLLFLVGCTPDEVSISLEPGHDTVTVFEDYTPEGCIITINDESFDMVITNNPVDTDTIGTYMIDYEYDDYTCQRAVFVVDNVAPEGMLLYGVDTIHKGDEWVDPGVDAVDNYSDVEISVTYPIGYSTDFVGSYTIIYTLTDEAGNVTEIPRVVHVIE